One region of Permianibacter fluminis genomic DNA includes:
- a CDS encoding c-type cytochrome → MTRFALVALPLLAAFALPITHAAEPTGLPPVRKLTPEQSERAAANYQKYCVLCHGADRQGHVNDHAPSLRSKSLFESGIPHAVLRPIQYGRQGTAMGGYLDEAGGPMTLDETWDLTFWLFEQSGVERAALTTEPVHGDVARGGELYQKECAACHGSNGEGISAPALGNPSALAHNSDEFIRYAIQNGRDGTPMQPFKDKLSADDINSLTAFLRSRAGGWKATETVLQPLPTPDKFVLNPAGKDPSFTLKDNLYVSAADLAAALTAKQRIVLLDTRVTSVWQTAHIEGSFPLPYYSDFDTVTAALPKDVMIVAYCSCPRAAAEYVTSKLRERGYNKSAVLYEGIYGWMNLGYPVVRGAVVDKGL, encoded by the coding sequence GTGACCCGCTTCGCTCTTGTTGCACTGCCACTGCTGGCCGCTTTCGCCCTGCCAATCACCCACGCTGCCGAACCCACCGGCCTGCCGCCGGTGCGCAAACTCACGCCTGAGCAAAGCGAGCGCGCTGCCGCCAATTACCAAAAATACTGCGTGCTCTGCCACGGCGCCGACCGGCAAGGCCACGTCAACGATCACGCGCCGTCACTGCGCAGCAAATCGCTGTTCGAATCCGGCATTCCGCACGCGGTGCTGCGGCCCATCCAATACGGCCGGCAAGGCACCGCCATGGGCGGCTACCTCGATGAAGCCGGCGGCCCAATGACGCTCGATGAAACCTGGGACCTGACCTTCTGGCTGTTCGAGCAATCCGGCGTCGAGCGCGCCGCGCTGACCACCGAACCCGTGCACGGTGATGTCGCCCGCGGCGGCGAGCTCTACCAAAAAGAATGCGCAGCCTGCCACGGCAGCAACGGTGAAGGCATCAGCGCACCGGCACTCGGCAATCCATCGGCGCTCGCGCACAACAGCGACGAGTTCATTCGTTACGCCATCCAGAACGGTCGCGATGGCACCCCAATGCAACCGTTCAAAGACAAACTCTCCGCCGACGACATCAACAGCCTCACCGCTTTCCTGCGCAGCCGCGCTGGCGGCTGGAAGGCCACCGAAACCGTGCTGCAGCCATTGCCGACGCCCGACAAGTTCGTGCTCAACCCGGCCGGTAAAGATCCAAGCTTTACGCTGAAAGACAATCTCTATGTGTCCGCTGCCGATCTGGCCGCCGCGCTCACCGCCAAGCAGCGCATTGTGCTGCTCGACACCCGCGTCACCTCCGTCTGGCAAACCGCCCACATCGAAGGCTCTTTCCCGCTGCCCTATTACTCCGACTTTGACACCGTCACCGCCGCCCTGCCCAAAGACGTGATGATCGTCGCGTACTGCTCCTGCCCACGCGCCGCCGCCGAATACGTCACCAGCAAATTGCGCGAACGTGGCTACAACAAATCAGCGGTGTTGTATGAAGGGATTTATGGCTGGATGAATCTGGGATATCCGGTGGTGCGGGGAGCGGTGGTGGATAAAGGGCTCTGA
- a CDS encoding DUF1579 domain-containing protein: MALPHEHTAPTDFDFIIGDWQVQHRRLNSRLTGCTEWTTFRGLSSTRHLLGGYGNVEDNILQFPEGDVRAAALRSFNRETRNWAIWWLDGRSPHQLDTPVIGGFTGDTGEFFANDTLRGMPIKVRFVWRKNTGDNPSWEQAFSPDAGATWETNWTMVFSRLDPKTAS; the protein is encoded by the coding sequence ATGGCTCTGCCACATGAACACACCGCGCCCACCGACTTTGATTTCATCATCGGCGACTGGCAGGTTCAGCACCGACGCCTGAATTCGCGTTTGACCGGCTGCACCGAGTGGACCACGTTTCGCGGGCTCAGCTCCACCCGCCATCTTCTCGGTGGTTACGGCAACGTCGAAGACAATATTCTGCAATTTCCGGAAGGCGATGTGCGCGCGGCAGCTTTGCGCTCGTTCAATCGCGAAACCCGGAATTGGGCCATCTGGTGGCTCGATGGTCGCAGCCCGCATCAACTCGACACTCCGGTCATTGGCGGCTTCACTGGCGACACCGGTGAGTTTTTCGCCAACGACACCCTGCGCGGCATGCCGATCAAAGTGCGCTTTGTCTGGCGCAAAAACACCGGCGATAACCCAAGCTGGGAGCAAGCGTTCTCGCCAGATGCCGGCGCCACCTGGGAAACCAACTGGACCATGGTGTTCTCACGGCTCGATCCGAAAACCGCAAGCTGA
- a CDS encoding PIN domain-containing protein, with protein sequence MNWAFVDYENVRSLESVNLAAYQRVLVFCGPQNKSIKFDALPASGVCHVDLITVPTSSKNNVDFHLAFHMGIEHQRAATDINFHVISNDKGYQGLINHLELLGRSCKLVEPNAASKVTAKKSPAKKPAAKSEPAGKAATQVAKSTSNKAAAGTKASAKTKPKPVTKVKIKANNAAALSEAASKLFAQLQVTGANRPKSKARILSWLKSHVKSLHMTPEPIPETILAEWKLAGMVTLTGSTVSYSDA encoded by the coding sequence ATGAACTGGGCCTTTGTCGACTATGAAAACGTCCGGTCGCTGGAGTCGGTAAACCTTGCCGCCTACCAGCGGGTGTTGGTGTTCTGCGGGCCGCAGAACAAGAGCATCAAGTTTGATGCCTTGCCCGCCTCAGGCGTGTGCCACGTTGATCTCATCACCGTGCCGACCTCCAGCAAAAACAACGTCGACTTTCATTTGGCATTTCATATGGGTATCGAGCACCAGCGCGCTGCCACCGACATCAACTTTCATGTGATCTCGAATGACAAAGGCTATCAGGGCTTGATCAACCATCTGGAATTGCTGGGCCGCAGTTGCAAGTTGGTTGAACCAAATGCCGCAAGCAAAGTGACGGCCAAGAAGTCGCCAGCCAAAAAACCGGCCGCCAAGTCTGAGCCAGCGGGCAAAGCGGCAACACAAGTTGCAAAATCTACGTCAAACAAGGCTGCTGCTGGCACCAAGGCATCAGCCAAAACCAAACCAAAACCCGTCACCAAAGTAAAAATCAAGGCCAACAACGCCGCTGCCCTGTCAGAAGCCGCCAGCAAATTGTTCGCGCAGTTGCAAGTGACCGGCGCCAACCGGCCAAAATCCAAAGCCAGAATTCTGAGCTGGCTGAAAAGCCATGTGAAGAGTTTGCACATGACCCCCGAGCCAATCCCGGAAACCATCCTCGCGGAATGGAAGCTTGCCGGCATGGTGACGCTTACCGGCAGCACGGTGAGCTACTCCGATGCCTAG
- a CDS encoding EAL domain-containing protein, translated as MVKRVAALALTVGLVASIAPALISLYLANSQSIKEEQHYAEVLATEVLRRSDESSRQIIAAIDTLQNLDPAHPCSAVNLKAMADIDSASPYLQTVGHVRNNYLECSAYGLHGERFPVGAPDYISGNGYATRINVELPPGSGHFYAMSEKGGFAAVVHRGLSTEVFVDDPGIALGSFARSSKKTLLSRGPFDARWIDRLGERERVAFWGGDYTVAIIRSTVGDYASYAAIPARQLALRQQQLALRMVPIGVLCGLVLALIIWRLAVAQSSMPNQIRAALRRNEFFLQYQPLVELQSGRWVGAEALIRWRRSDGEWVRPDVFIPVAEESDLILRLTERVLQLAGNDMKPVFARYPEFHVAINVSAKDIESPQLLPALGNLLQDGAAEPHNIVIEATERGFLDAEVARSRVTALRAMGCKVAIDDFGTGYSSLAYLEKFAVDYLKIDKSFVDTLGTDAPTSQVVRHIIEMAKSLNYLMIAEGVETGEQASFLRAHGVQYAQGWLFAKPMAVSDLLNQLATKA; from the coding sequence GTGGTAAAGCGAGTGGCAGCATTGGCGCTGACAGTGGGGCTGGTGGCGAGTATCGCACCGGCACTCATCTCGCTTTACCTGGCTAACAGCCAAAGCATCAAAGAGGAGCAGCATTATGCCGAGGTGTTGGCAACGGAGGTCTTGCGGCGCAGTGATGAGTCCAGTCGACAAATCATTGCCGCCATCGATACGCTGCAAAACCTGGATCCGGCGCACCCGTGTTCTGCCGTCAATCTGAAAGCGATGGCCGATATCGACAGTGCTTCACCGTATCTGCAAACCGTGGGTCATGTTCGCAACAACTACCTCGAATGCAGCGCCTACGGCTTGCATGGCGAGCGCTTCCCGGTCGGTGCCCCCGATTACATCAGTGGTAATGGCTATGCAACGCGCATCAATGTCGAGTTGCCGCCGGGCTCGGGGCATTTCTACGCCATGTCGGAAAAAGGCGGCTTTGCCGCCGTGGTTCATCGCGGCCTGAGTACCGAAGTATTTGTCGACGACCCCGGCATTGCGCTCGGCAGTTTTGCCCGCAGCAGCAAGAAGACGCTGCTGTCACGCGGCCCGTTTGATGCGCGCTGGATTGACCGGCTGGGCGAGCGCGAGCGGGTGGCCTTTTGGGGTGGCGACTACACGGTCGCCATCATTCGTTCGACTGTTGGCGACTATGCCTCGTACGCGGCCATTCCCGCTCGCCAGTTGGCGCTTCGTCAGCAACAACTGGCGCTGCGCATGGTACCTATCGGCGTGCTGTGTGGCTTGGTTCTGGCGCTGATCATCTGGCGGCTGGCGGTGGCGCAGTCGTCCATGCCAAACCAGATCCGGGCAGCGCTGCGACGCAACGAATTTTTCCTGCAGTATCAACCGCTGGTGGAATTGCAAAGCGGTCGCTGGGTGGGCGCCGAAGCGTTAATCCGCTGGCGGCGCAGTGATGGCGAATGGGTGCGACCCGATGTGTTTATCCCGGTGGCGGAAGAATCGGATTTGATCCTGCGCCTGACCGAGCGGGTCTTGCAGCTGGCCGGTAACGACATGAAACCGGTTTTTGCCCGTTATCCCGAATTTCATGTCGCGATCAACGTGTCGGCAAAAGACATCGAGTCGCCGCAACTGTTGCCGGCGCTCGGCAATCTGCTGCAGGACGGTGCTGCCGAACCGCACAACATCGTGATCGAAGCGACCGAGCGCGGCTTTCTCGACGCCGAGGTCGCGCGGTCCCGGGTGACGGCGCTGCGGGCAATGGGTTGCAAGGTCGCGATTGATGATTTTGGTACTGGCTATTCCAGCCTTGCCTACCTTGAAAAATTCGCCGTTGATTATCTGAAGATCGACAAATCCTTCGTCGATACGCTCGGCACCGACGCCCCGACCAGTCAAGTGGTCCGCCATATCATCGAGATGGCGAAATCCCTGAACTATCTGATGATTGCTGAAGGCGTTGAGACCGGCGAACAAGCCAGCTTCCTGCGCGCGCACGGTGTGCAATATGCCCAAGGCTGGCTGTTCGCCAAGCCCATGGCCGTGAGCGATCTGTTGAACCAGCTTGCCACCAAAGCCTGA
- a CDS encoding DUF885 domain-containing protein → MLSTLMHGVHAVDQSYIDPAAAEKGHQQLVKLFHDWRAFERPPLRDGAPDYTAARFTAAHAELKHYQARLHAIDTSQWPVDKQVDWQIVQAEMNGFDFNHRVLQPWVRDPAFYQTLWMEQSDVPDHEGPTNHATVEVWQYRFPLSPADQDKLARELAVIPPLLKQARENLNGNAKDLWNAGINNMVQQQADLQWLAEQTQANASDALKAAIAAGMTATAEFTRWLQAQAPSKTGPSGIGKENYTWYQQHVHLVPLTWDQEVALLQRELDRAWANLKLEEQRNAHLPPMKAANTPAEYAQLADHSASKLMRFLAAKQVMPIKANMEPALRAHLLDFVPEDKRNFFDIGRHYDPLPQYCHWYHWFELAQVRDEPHVSPIRRGPLLYNIWDSRNEGIATGVEEMFMHMGLHDDNPRTREIVWTMLAQRAARGLGSLYAHANLMTMEEASQVHLQWTPRNWMRREPELLKFEQHLYLRQPGYGTSYVVGKYLIERLMAQRAKQLEQQNKPFVMKDFFQAFNDYGNIPVALTNKQLLAS, encoded by the coding sequence ATGCTCAGCACCCTGATGCACGGCGTTCACGCCGTTGACCAATCCTATATCGATCCCGCTGCCGCGGAAAAAGGCCACCAGCAACTGGTTAAACTTTTTCACGACTGGCGCGCGTTTGAGCGGCCGCCCTTGCGCGACGGCGCGCCAGATTACACCGCGGCCCGGTTCACGGCGGCGCACGCCGAGCTCAAGCACTATCAGGCCCGGCTGCATGCAATCGACACCAGCCAATGGCCGGTTGATAAACAGGTGGATTGGCAGATCGTCCAGGCGGAGATGAACGGTTTTGATTTCAATCACCGGGTCTTGCAACCCTGGGTCCGCGATCCGGCGTTCTACCAGACGCTGTGGATGGAGCAGAGCGATGTGCCGGATCATGAGGGGCCAACCAATCACGCCACCGTCGAAGTCTGGCAATACCGCTTTCCGCTGTCGCCCGCTGATCAAGACAAGCTGGCGCGCGAGCTTGCCGTCATCCCGCCGCTGCTGAAGCAGGCGCGCGAAAACCTGAACGGCAACGCCAAAGATTTATGGAATGCCGGCATCAACAACATGGTGCAGCAGCAGGCCGATCTGCAATGGTTGGCCGAACAAACGCAGGCGAACGCCAGCGACGCGCTCAAAGCCGCCATCGCTGCCGGCATGACGGCCACTGCCGAATTTACCCGCTGGCTGCAAGCGCAAGCGCCCAGCAAAACCGGCCCGTCCGGTATCGGCAAGGAAAACTACACCTGGTACCAGCAGCATGTGCATCTGGTGCCGCTGACCTGGGATCAGGAAGTGGCGCTGCTGCAACGCGAGCTGGATCGCGCCTGGGCCAACCTGAAGCTGGAAGAGCAGCGCAACGCCCATCTTCCGCCAATGAAAGCCGCCAACACACCAGCGGAATACGCTCAGCTCGCTGACCATTCCGCCAGCAAACTGATGCGCTTTCTGGCCGCCAAGCAAGTGATGCCAATCAAGGCCAACATGGAACCGGCCCTGCGCGCACACCTGCTGGACTTTGTGCCAGAAGACAAACGCAATTTCTTTGATATCGGCCGTCACTACGACCCGCTGCCGCAGTACTGCCACTGGTATCACTGGTTCGAGCTGGCGCAAGTGCGCGATGAACCGCATGTGAGCCCGATCCGTCGCGGCCCTTTGCTGTACAACATCTGGGACAGCCGCAACGAAGGCATCGCCACCGGCGTGGAAGAAATGTTCATGCACATGGGCCTGCATGACGACAACCCGCGCACACGCGAAATCGTCTGGACCATGCTCGCCCAGCGCGCGGCCCGTGGCCTCGGTTCGCTGTATGCCCACGCCAACCTGATGACCATGGAAGAGGCGAGCCAGGTGCACCTGCAATGGACGCCGCGCAACTGGATGCGACGCGAGCCCGAACTGCTCAAGTTTGAGCAGCACCTGTACCTGCGCCAACCAGGCTATGGCACCAGCTACGTGGTCGGCAAATACCTGATCGAACGCTTGATGGCACAGCGCGCCAAACAATTGGAGCAGCAGAACAAGCCGTTTGTCATGAAGGATTTTTTCCAAGCCTTCAATGACTACGGCAATATCCCGGTAGCGCTGACCAACAAGCAGTTGTTGGCAAGTTGA
- a CDS encoding EAL domain-containing protein, whose amino-acid sequence MNKGMVVLALAVGLVATTIPLAVSVYLANRQSVEDEQQRALAIANEVRRRSDNVAEQIYAALAHLKQVDPDHSCSPASLAAMQAIDLGASYLQLVGHISDNHLRCSSQGLHEKGIYLGPPDYVSGKGYSIRRSVELVPGSGRHFFVSEVNGFAALVHRDLAIDVFASEADIGVGLVGYTSRQLVANRGDFSAEWLAHMPAQGSTHFFDGKHTIAMVRSTVGDFVAYASIPAQHLHGRMWELALWSLPLGLVVGVLLTVLILRTARAQSSMKAQLQTALARNELFLQYKPLFELATGRCCGVEAVVRWRRRDGAIVRPGLFLPVAESVGLMPAITERVLNLIGHDLRRLLQQRPEFWVAVNVSAIDIENPALPAQLQQLTAKLGLPPAQLLVEITERGFLHAEQVQPQVAAIRAVGCRVAVNDFGTGFSTLSHLERFTLDFLKIDRAFVSTVGTDAATSQVVQHIIAIGKALQLEMIAEGIDSQSQLEQMQRAGVRYAQGQWFGQPMTAADLAQQLNVSMAADASL is encoded by the coding sequence GTGAACAAGGGCATGGTGGTGCTCGCGCTGGCCGTGGGCTTGGTGGCCACCACGATTCCGCTGGCCGTGTCGGTGTATCTGGCCAACCGGCAAAGTGTCGAAGATGAGCAGCAGCGGGCGCTCGCCATTGCCAATGAAGTTCGCCGGCGCAGTGATAACGTGGCCGAGCAAATTTACGCTGCGCTGGCGCACCTCAAGCAAGTCGATCCCGATCACAGTTGTTCACCGGCCAGTCTGGCGGCCATGCAGGCCATTGATCTGGGCGCCAGCTATTTGCAGTTGGTCGGCCATATCAGTGACAACCATTTGCGCTGTTCATCTCAAGGTTTACACGAAAAAGGGATTTATCTCGGGCCGCCGGATTACGTCAGCGGCAAGGGCTATTCCATTCGCCGGTCGGTCGAGCTGGTGCCGGGGTCAGGGCGGCATTTCTTTGTCTCGGAAGTAAATGGCTTTGCCGCATTGGTACATCGCGATCTGGCCATCGACGTGTTCGCCAGCGAAGCTGACATTGGGGTCGGCTTGGTGGGCTACACCAGCCGGCAACTGGTCGCCAATCGCGGCGACTTTTCCGCTGAGTGGTTGGCGCACATGCCGGCCCAAGGCAGCACGCATTTCTTTGATGGCAAGCACACTATTGCCATGGTGCGCTCGACGGTGGGCGATTTCGTCGCCTATGCCAGCATTCCCGCCCAACATTTGCATGGCCGCATGTGGGAGTTGGCGCTTTGGTCCTTGCCGCTCGGTCTGGTGGTTGGTGTGCTGTTGACAGTGCTGATCTTGCGCACGGCGCGCGCGCAAAGCTCAATGAAAGCACAGCTGCAAACTGCATTGGCGCGCAACGAACTGTTCCTGCAATACAAGCCCTTGTTTGAACTGGCAACCGGCCGCTGCTGCGGGGTCGAGGCCGTTGTGCGCTGGCGTAGGCGTGACGGCGCCATTGTCCGGCCCGGGTTGTTTTTGCCGGTGGCGGAATCCGTTGGCCTGATGCCCGCCATTACCGAGCGCGTGCTGAATTTGATCGGTCACGATCTGCGCCGGCTGTTGCAACAACGGCCCGAGTTCTGGGTTGCCGTCAATGTTTCGGCCATCGACATCGAAAACCCGGCGTTGCCGGCGCAGCTGCAGCAACTGACGGCAAAGCTGGGTTTACCGCCGGCACAGCTGCTGGTGGAAATTACCGAACGCGGTTTTCTGCATGCCGAGCAAGTGCAGCCGCAGGTGGCCGCCATTCGTGCGGTCGGCTGCCGGGTCGCGGTCAATGATTTTGGCACCGGCTTTTCCACGCTGTCGCATCTCGAACGGTTCACGCTGGACTTTCTAAAAATTGATCGCGCGTTCGTCAGTACAGTAGGCACCGACGCCGCGACCAGCCAGGTGGTGCAGCACATCATCGCCATCGGCAAGGCGTTGCAGCTGGAAATGATTGCCGAAGGCATTGATAGCCAGTCCCAACTTGAACAGATGCAACGTGCCGGCGTGCGCTACGCCCAGGGGCAGTGGTTCGGTCAGCCGATGACGGCAGCAGATCTGGCGCAGCAGTTGAACGTGAGCATGGCCGCAGATGCTTCGTTATGA
- a CDS encoding CPBP family intramembrane glutamic endopeptidase → MKRNLIAPVAVLSYLGIYALSLLLLGRSQSFEAGEYLAVLLIFGIGLSVAAWLVTIGIKPVAAVVHQPGKEFGAIAGYLLLFSLLFLGWGLSALKALVTAEQPQEVVILLAKLAAMVLIPAWLFTRMGYRWRDLFGRFSLGSLGSGRSGWRVLIIMAVLLLGLQLLIGQGPKRIAALEQPGWLVAVMAPLALLWMSLEAGLTEEFLFRVLLQTRAAQFFRSETVGIVVMALLFGLAHAPGYVLRGAYAMEGMSGAPDVFTAMAYTVVVVSPIGLMFGVLWARTRNLLLLVLLHGWTDLIPNLAPFIKTWLG, encoded by the coding sequence ATGAAGCGGAATCTCATCGCGCCGGTAGCTGTGCTCAGCTATCTCGGCATTTATGCGTTGTCACTGTTACTGCTTGGTCGTTCACAGTCGTTTGAAGCCGGTGAATACCTTGCTGTGTTGCTGATCTTTGGCATTGGCCTGTCCGTTGCCGCCTGGCTCGTCACCATCGGCATCAAACCGGTTGCTGCCGTGGTGCATCAGCCGGGCAAGGAATTCGGCGCAATCGCCGGCTATCTGCTGCTGTTTTCCTTACTGTTTCTGGGTTGGGGCTTGAGCGCACTGAAAGCCTTGGTGACCGCAGAGCAACCGCAAGAAGTTGTTATCTTGTTGGCAAAGCTGGCGGCCATGGTACTGATTCCGGCGTGGCTCTTCACCCGCATGGGTTATCGTTGGCGCGACCTGTTTGGCAGATTCAGTTTGGGTTCACTCGGTTCCGGCCGCAGTGGCTGGCGCGTGCTGATCATCATGGCCGTTTTGCTACTTGGCCTGCAGTTGTTGATCGGGCAGGGGCCCAAGCGTATCGCGGCACTGGAGCAGCCGGGCTGGCTTGTTGCCGTCATGGCGCCGCTGGCATTGCTGTGGATGAGCCTCGAAGCCGGCCTGACCGAAGAATTTCTGTTCCGGGTGTTGCTGCAAACCCGCGCTGCCCAATTCTTTCGTTCCGAAACAGTCGGCATTGTCGTGATGGCGCTGTTGTTCGGCCTCGCCCATGCCCCCGGCTATGTATTGCGCGGTGCTTATGCCATGGAAGGCATGTCCGGCGCGCCCGATGTGTTCACCGCCATGGCTTATACCGTTGTCGTGGTCTCGCCGATTGGCCTGATGTTCGGTGTGCTGTGGGCGCGCACCCGGAATCTGTTGTTGCTGGTGCTGCTGCATGGCTGGACGGATTTGATTCCCAATCTGGCGCCTTTCATCAAGACCTGGTTGGGTTAA
- the ltaE gene encoding low-specificity L-threonine aldolase, which yields MSEKLIDLRSDTVTRPSNAMRLAMADAEVGDDVFGDDPTVNRLQATLAERLGFEAGLFVPSGTQSNLIALLSHCQRGDEYIVGQDAHTYKYEAGGAAVLGSIQPQPIEHAADGTLPLNKIEAAVKPDDAHFARTRLLALENTWHGKVLPQDYVEQATALARKKGLSCHLDGARFFNAVVASGKSERALAQPFDSVSICLSKGLGAPVGSVLLGNKDFIHSAKRWRKMVGGGMRQAGILAAAGLYALQHNVARLADDHANAKRLAEGLAGLPGITAEPVQTNMVFLNVAPERASAFTEHLKQHGIVSTGLYRLRLVTHLDVSAADIERVIAVIRAFV from the coding sequence ATGTCTGAAAAACTGATCGATCTGCGCAGTGACACCGTCACCCGTCCCAGCAATGCCATGCGCCTGGCCATGGCCGATGCCGAAGTCGGTGACGATGTTTTTGGTGACGATCCCACCGTCAACCGGCTGCAGGCCACATTGGCGGAGCGGCTCGGCTTCGAGGCCGGTCTGTTTGTCCCGAGCGGCACTCAATCCAATCTCATCGCCCTGCTTAGCCATTGCCAGCGCGGTGATGAATATATCGTCGGCCAGGATGCCCACACCTACAAATACGAAGCCGGCGGCGCCGCGGTGCTCGGCAGCATTCAGCCGCAGCCGATTGAACATGCCGCCGATGGCACACTGCCGCTCAATAAAATCGAAGCGGCAGTCAAACCAGACGATGCCCACTTTGCCCGCACACGCTTGCTGGCATTGGAAAATACCTGGCACGGAAAAGTGCTGCCGCAAGACTACGTCGAGCAGGCGACCGCGCTGGCGCGCAAAAAAGGCTTGAGCTGTCATCTGGATGGCGCGCGTTTTTTCAATGCCGTGGTCGCCAGTGGCAAATCGGAACGCGCGCTGGCGCAGCCGTTTGACAGCGTGTCGATCTGCCTGTCCAAAGGCTTGGGCGCACCGGTAGGCTCGGTGCTGCTTGGCAACAAGGACTTCATCCACAGCGCCAAACGTTGGCGCAAGATGGTCGGCGGCGGCATGCGTCAGGCCGGCATTCTGGCTGCCGCCGGTTTGTATGCACTGCAGCACAATGTTGCGCGGTTGGCAGATGATCACGCCAACGCCAAACGCTTGGCCGAGGGCCTCGCCGGTTTGCCCGGCATCACGGCCGAACCGGTGCAGACCAATATGGTGTTTCTGAATGTCGCGCCGGAGCGCGCGTCCGCTTTTACGGAGCATTTGAAGCAACACGGCATTGTCAGCACCGGCCTGTATCGCTTGCGACTAGTCACCCATCTGGATGTCAGCGCCGCCGATATCGAGCGCGTGATTGCTGTCATTCGGGCCTTTGTCTGA